Proteins from a single region of Equus quagga isolate Etosha38 chromosome 18, UCLA_HA_Equagga_1.0, whole genome shotgun sequence:
- the CSF1 gene encoding macrophage colony-stimulating factor 1 isoform X6: protein MESLCEISFRFVDPDQLKDPVCYLKKAFPLVQDIMEDTMRFKDNTHNANVTMQLQELSLRLKSCFTKDYEEQDKACIRTFKETPLQLLAKIKNVFNEIKNLLKNDWNIFSKNCSNDYANCPSPDVVTKPDCNCLYPKGTPSSDLASVSPQQPLTPSMAPMTGLTWADSEGTEGSSLLPSEQPLRTVDPGSAKQRPPRSTCQSFELSESPGMEGSPATGSPQPRPSVGAPVPGTEDVLDSVLDPNWALEEASGVASEGPVPQEAELSSSRLEGGSVQAETTRPSDLLSASSAFSGLAKGRQPVDVTGTPVPKVGPVRPTGRAQSYRPEKTDGSSAPPRDHREPGSARTPSLRTQGLSRPSTLSAHPRLPRSHSWGNVLPLGELEGKRSTRDRRSPAELEGGRASERAARPLARFNSIPLTDAGHETKHVGPADPQLPGFVFRLLVPSIILVLLAVGGLLFYRRRRRLLSEPALSCPQSHQELQTVDVPMEQLEDSPLTQDEDRQVELPV from the exons ATGGAGTCCTTGTGCGAAATTTCCTTTCGGTTTGTAGACCCAGACCAGTTG AAAGATCCCGTGTGTTACCTTAAGAAGGCATTTCCCCTGGTGCAAGACATAATGGAGGACACCATGCGCTTCAAAGACAACACCCACAATGCCAATGTCACCATGCAGCTCCAGGAACTCTCTCTGAGGCTGAAGAGCTGCTTCACCAAGGACTATGAAGAGCAGGACAAG GCCTGCATCCGAACTTTCAAAGAGACACCCCTCCAGTTGCTGGCAAAGATCAAGAACGtctttaatgaaataaagaatctCCTTAAAAATGACTGGAACATTTTCAGCAAGAACTGCAGCAATGACTATGCTAACTGCCCCAGCCCAG ATGTGGTGACCAAGCCTGATTGCAACTGCCTGTACCCCAAAGGCACCCCTAGCAGTGACCTGGCCTCTGTCTCCCCTCAGCAGCCCCTCACCCCCTCCATGGCCCCTATGACTGGCTTAACCTGGGCTGACTCTGAGGGGACAGAGGGCAGCTCCCTCTTGCCCAGTGAGCAGCCTCTTCGCACAGTGGACCCGGGCAGTGCCAAGCAGCGACCACCCAGGAGCACCTGCCAGAGCTTTGAGTTGTCTGAGAGCCCAGGCATGGAGGGCAGCCCTGCCACAGGTTCACCTCAGCCCCGCCCCTCTGTCGGGGCCCCTGTTCCTGGGACAGAGGATGTTCTCGACTCTGTGTTGGACCCTAACTGGGCCCTAGAAGAAGCCTCCGGAGTGGCTAGTGAGGGTCCGGTACCCCAAGAGGCAGAGctttcctcctccaggctggaAGGAGGCAGTGTCCAGGCAGAGACCACCAGACCCAGCGACCTCCTCTCAGCATCTTCTGCATTCTCTGGATTGGCAAAGGGCCGGCAACCGGTGGATGTAACTGGCACCCCAGTACCCAAGGTGGGCCCTGTGAGACCCACTGGCCGGGCCCAGAGTTACAGACCTGAGAAGACAGATGGTtcgtctgccccacccagagaccaccGGGAGCCAGGCTCTGCTAGGACCCCATCACTGCGCACACAAGGCCTCAGCCGTCCCTCCACCCTCTCTGCTCATCCAAGGCTTCCCAGAAGCCACTCCTGGGGCAATGTGTTGCCCCTTGGGGAGCTGGAGGGCAAGAGGAGCACCAGGGATCGGAGGAGCCCTGCTGAGCTGGAAGGAGGACGAGCAAGTGAGAGGGCGGCCAGGCCTCTGGCCAGGTTTAACTCCATTCCTTTGACTGACGCAGGCCATGAGACGAAGCACGTGGGACCTGCTGACCCCCAGCTCCCCGGGTTTGTCTTCCGCCTGCTGGTGCCCAGCATCATCCTGGTCCTGCTGGCCGTCGGAGGCCTCCTGTTCTACAGGCGGAGGCGGCGG CTCCTCAGTGAGCCTGCTCTTTCCTGTCCCCAGAGCCATCAAGAGCTTCAGACAGTGGATGTCCCCATGGAGCAACTAGAGGACAG